The nucleotide sequence CATCGCAGGACGATGACCCGGCCTGCTCTCGTTCCGGAACTCGCCGTCTCCGACCTGACGAAGAGCATGGCGTTCTACAGTGGCCTCCTGGGTTTCCGTATCGAATACGACAGGCCCGAGGAGAAGTTCGTCGCGCTCAGCCTGGGCCGCGCCCACCTCATGCTCGAGGAGGCGGCCTCGAAGAAGCGCGCTACAGCCGAGGAGTTTCAGGCCGGCCAATGGCGAACCGCCGACCTGGATCA is from bacterium and encodes:
- a CDS encoding VOC family protein, whose amino-acid sequence is MTRPALVPELAVSDLTKSMAFYSGLLGFRIEYDRPEEKFVALSLGRAHLMLEEAASKKRATAEEFQAGQWRTADLDQPFGRGLNLEIEVEDLAPIVSRLAAQSYSLLLERHERSYRVGKTARVVRQLLVADPDGYLIRLSQPIHRGGV